The proteins below are encoded in one region of Stenotrophomonas bentonitica:
- a CDS encoding L,D-transpeptidase: MALSLAISGAAFAQEEPSIEADHSADAVDMLPSGQEVSQTVIDLAGWVKASKDTAGYPFAVIDKVNAQILVFGGDGKLKGAAPALFGLDKGDTSDPGVVKYSLNKIPKGQRTTPAGSFVGGYGPSMDTGRVLWMDFDTAVSIHPTATGVKSERRPERLASPEPDDNRITNGCINVDPEFYAKVIKPTFEKGGLFYVLPDETEISKVFPDFAKSQSTAQRTEGKRPRRERAEVQDAVSP, from the coding sequence CTGGCACTCTCTTTGGCAATTTCCGGCGCGGCGTTCGCCCAGGAAGAGCCCTCCATCGAGGCCGATCACTCGGCAGACGCGGTGGACATGCTGCCTTCGGGGCAGGAAGTTTCCCAGACGGTGATCGACCTGGCGGGCTGGGTCAAGGCGAGCAAGGATACGGCCGGCTATCCATTTGCCGTCATTGACAAGGTCAACGCACAGATCCTGGTATTCGGCGGCGACGGCAAGCTGAAGGGCGCGGCGCCTGCGCTGTTCGGCCTGGACAAGGGCGATACCTCCGATCCCGGTGTTGTGAAGTACTCGTTGAACAAGATTCCAAAGGGCCAGCGCACTACCCCAGCGGGCAGTTTCGTCGGCGGGTATGGTCCTTCGATGGATACCGGGCGGGTCCTGTGGATGGACTTCGATACGGCAGTGTCCATCCACCCCACGGCAACCGGGGTCAAGTCCGAACGTCGCCCCGAGCGGCTGGCGTCTCCTGAGCCAGACGACAACCGCATTACCAACGGCTGCATCAACGTCGATCCCGAGTTCTATGCCAAGGTGATCAAGCCGACGTTCGAGAAGGGCGGGCTGTTCTACGTGCTGCCGGATGAAACGGAAATTTCCAAAGTCTTCCCGGACTTCGCGAAGAGCCAGTCCACCGCGCAGCGCACGGAAGGCAAGCGGCCCCGGCGTGAACGCGCTGAAGTTCAGGACGCCGTCTCGCCGTAG
- a CDS encoding autotransporter domain-containing protein, with protein MTCASAAPNPFTSAIASTADATGLTVQVSTGAQLAVSAGNAIFLQGGSGHTIINDGSISSASGTALSLNGATRVINRGTINGATGGIVSGAGNDQLEMLGGNIAGAVVQGAGDDSVVISGGTISSIDQGAGQDSLEISGGTVSGIVQQGGGIDTFLMTGGANGALLQGDALDRFRMTDGRIVGAFEDGDYAEMTGGRIGRVNMKLDDNTFLMSGGTIDGNLVTGFGTDTIVLSDGYIGGNISVSGGNDAITITGGAVRGEIRLSFGNDSLDWNAGGVVYGAVDLGEGDDRASLTNLNLAHLGALPLFDGGLGTDSLGLDNVKTNGVARFTGWEAVALRDDSQLTFDGDLRLGDAGSGTGTLAVDATSTLFAGGINAGIVAFNAALPVGVTNAGRIDLSNAGGGAGDVFTIAGNYTGNGGALYLDTVLGADDSASDRLVISNGVASGTTGIGILHAGGTGAETVADGILVVQAINGASTSATAFALYNPVAAGAFEYFLFKGGASAGSGENWYLRSTVLNGAAPAPTAPPPGIGSVTPEPPPPEPLGVPPAALPPPPSPDLPESPNPVVAEPEPPPVPADPAPVPPPQDDVPPPVPTAVAAVPGPMAEPPTPDARPSDDPIVPLYRLETGLYSVVPPLLRETSLASLGTFHERQGEQRLLAGQGGFRAAWARLLGQSHRQSWEGDAQPGFDGDIQGVQAGLDLYANAGGSYRDQFGVYVGRTRAQGNVQGFAIGWENVAVGRTRLDDKHAGLYWTRAGSAGGYLDVVVMQSRYNGNATSARGIGIDVDGDGTTASMEVGKPLLRLGQSAWWLEPQLQVIWQRTSVDDTADRIAQLRFASDSAWTGRIGLRLAGDYGIAGNGWQPYFKVNYWQTLDGQDRVDFDTNRITSEQGGRALEAGFGLVARFNSTVSAFAVADYTWDLESSPQKERRVFEGNVGLRLDF; from the coding sequence GTGACGTGCGCAAGCGCTGCCCCCAATCCGTTCACCTCGGCGATCGCCAGCACGGCCGACGCTACAGGTCTCACGGTGCAGGTAAGCACCGGCGCCCAGCTTGCGGTATCCGCAGGCAATGCGATCTTCCTTCAAGGCGGTAGCGGCCACACGATAATCAACGACGGCAGCATCAGCTCCGCATCCGGCACGGCGCTTTCCCTTAACGGCGCCACGCGCGTCATCAATCGCGGAACCATCAATGGTGCGACCGGCGGCATCGTGTCCGGCGCGGGCAACGACCAGCTGGAGATGCTGGGCGGCAACATTGCCGGTGCGGTTGTGCAGGGCGCTGGCGACGATTCGGTTGTCATCAGCGGTGGAACCATCAGCAGCATCGATCAGGGTGCTGGCCAGGACAGCCTGGAGATCAGCGGCGGTACGGTGAGCGGGATCGTGCAGCAGGGCGGTGGTATCGATACCTTCCTGATGACAGGTGGAGCCAACGGCGCGTTGCTGCAGGGCGATGCGCTGGATCGCTTCCGCATGACCGACGGTCGCATCGTGGGCGCGTTCGAAGATGGTGACTACGCGGAGATGACTGGCGGGCGCATCGGCCGGGTCAACATGAAGCTGGACGACAACACGTTCCTGATGTCCGGCGGCACCATCGACGGCAACCTCGTCACCGGGTTCGGCACCGACACCATCGTGCTCTCCGATGGCTACATCGGCGGCAACATCAGCGTGAGCGGCGGCAACGACGCCATCACCATCACCGGCGGCGCCGTGCGCGGTGAGATACGACTCAGTTTCGGCAATGACAGCCTCGACTGGAACGCGGGCGGCGTGGTGTACGGGGCGGTGGATCTCGGCGAAGGCGACGACCGCGCCAGTCTGACCAACCTCAACCTGGCGCACCTGGGCGCTCTGCCGCTCTTCGATGGCGGGTTGGGCACCGACTCGCTTGGCCTGGATAACGTCAAGACCAATGGGGTCGCGCGGTTCACCGGGTGGGAGGCCGTGGCGCTTCGCGATGACAGCCAGCTGACCTTTGATGGCGATCTGCGCTTGGGCGATGCTGGCAGTGGGACGGGCACACTGGCGGTGGACGCCACCAGCACACTGTTCGCGGGCGGCATCAACGCGGGCATCGTTGCCTTCAACGCAGCGTTGCCGGTGGGCGTGACCAATGCAGGCCGGATCGATCTCAGCAACGCGGGCGGTGGCGCGGGCGACGTCTTCACCATCGCCGGCAACTACACCGGCAATGGCGGCGCACTGTATCTGGACACGGTACTGGGCGCCGATGATTCTGCGTCAGACCGACTGGTGATCTCCAACGGCGTGGCCAGCGGCACTACCGGCATCGGCATTCTCCACGCGGGCGGCACAGGCGCTGAAACCGTTGCAGATGGCATCCTGGTGGTGCAGGCGATCAACGGCGCCAGCACCAGCGCTACCGCCTTCGCGCTCTACAACCCGGTCGCGGCCGGGGCATTCGAGTACTTCCTGTTCAAGGGCGGCGCGAGCGCGGGCAGCGGCGAGAACTGGTACCTGCGCTCGACCGTGCTCAACGGTGCCGCGCCAGCGCCGACGGCACCGCCCCCGGGCATCGGGTCGGTCACCCCGGAGCCGCCACCGCCGGAGCCGCTGGGTGTGCCGCCTGCAGCGCTGCCGCCGCCGCCGTCCCCCGACCTTCCCGAGAGCCCAAACCCGGTTGTTGCCGAGCCCGAGCCGCCGCCTGTTCCTGCCGACCCCGCACCCGTGCCACCGCCGCAGGATGACGTTCCGCCGCCGGTTCCCACTGCCGTGGCGGCCGTGCCGGGCCCGATGGCCGAACCCCCTACGCCGGATGCGCGCCCATCGGACGACCCCATCGTGCCGCTGTACCGGCTGGAAACCGGGTTGTACTCGGTGGTGCCACCGCTGCTGCGCGAGACCAGCCTGGCCAGCCTAGGCACCTTTCATGAGCGCCAGGGCGAGCAGCGCCTGCTGGCCGGGCAGGGGGGATTCCGTGCGGCGTGGGCACGCCTGCTCGGGCAGAGCCATCGGCAGTCCTGGGAGGGGGATGCCCAGCCCGGGTTCGACGGCGACATCCAGGGCGTGCAGGCGGGGCTGGACCTGTATGCCAACGCGGGTGGCAGCTACCGCGATCAGTTCGGGGTGTACGTGGGGCGCACCCGCGCGCAGGGCAACGTGCAGGGGTTTGCCATCGGTTGGGAGAACGTCGCGGTCGGGCGTACGCGCCTGGACGACAAGCACGCAGGTCTGTACTGGACCCGCGCCGGCAGCGCGGGCGGTTACCTGGACGTGGTGGTGATGCAGAGCCGCTACAACGGCAACGCCACCTCCGCACGCGGGATCGGCATCGACGTGGACGGCGATGGCACCACCGCCTCGATGGAGGTGGGGAAGCCGCTCCTGCGGCTTGGGCAGTCGGCCTGGTGGCTGGAACCGCAACTGCAGGTGATCTGGCAACGCACGTCCGTGGACGACACCGCCGACCGCATCGCGCAGCTGCGCTTTGCCAGCGACAGTGCCTGGACCGGCCGCATCGGGCTGCGCCTGGCAGGCGACTACGGCATTGCCGGTAACGGCTGGCAGCCGTACTTCAAGGTCAACTACTGGCAGACGCTGGATGGCCAAGACAGGGTCGACTTCGATACGAATCGCATCACCAGCGAGCAGGGCGGGCGTGCCCTGGAGGCTGGTTTTGGCCTGGTGGCGCGTTTCAACTCCACAGTAAGTGCATTTGCGGTGGCGGACTACACCTGGGATCTGGAGAGCAGTCCGCAGAAGGAACGCCGGGTGTTCGAGGGAAATGTGGGGCTGCGGCTGGACTTCTAG
- a CDS encoding putative quinol monooxygenase, with protein sequence MYGLIGKMLTEPGQRDVVIDILLRGTEAMPGCRSYVVARDPSNDNAIWITEAWDSAEQHRASLALPSVQQAIAEARPHIAGFGERFETEPVGGHGIQG encoded by the coding sequence ATGTACGGACTGATTGGCAAGATGCTCACGGAACCCGGCCAGCGCGACGTGGTAATCGACATCCTGCTGCGCGGAACAGAGGCGATGCCGGGTTGCCGCAGCTACGTAGTCGCGCGCGACCCGTCGAACGATAATGCGATCTGGATCACAGAGGCATGGGACAGCGCAGAGCAGCACCGCGCTTCCCTGGCGCTGCCTTCGGTACAGCAGGCCATCGCCGAGGCGCGGCCGCACATTGCCGGCTTTGGGGAGCGTTTCGAGACCGAGCCGGTTGGCGGCCATGGCATCCAGGGTTAG
- a CDS encoding CopG family ribbon-helix-helix protein, whose amino-acid sequence MSTTTIRLSEELKTRVARAAEEAGTTAHSFILEAIAEKADMAEKRADFHAVADQRYATFLKTGESIPWEEVRAYMEARLNGQAPQRPIARKLVR is encoded by the coding sequence ATGAGTACGACCACTATCCGCTTGTCGGAAGAGTTGAAAACACGGGTTGCCCGCGCAGCTGAAGAAGCCGGAACCACGGCCCACAGTTTCATTCTCGAAGCGATTGCCGAAAAGGCCGATATGGCAGAGAAGCGCGCCGACTTCCATGCGGTGGCAGATCAGCGTTACGCAACGTTCCTGAAGACTGGCGAGAGCATTCCGTGGGAGGAGGTCCGCGCCTACATGGAAGCACGGCTCAATGGACAAGCGCCACAGCGGCCGATTGCCAGGAAGTTGGTTAGATAA
- a CDS encoding type II toxin-antitoxin system RelE/ParE family toxin has translation MAGIEFDAGVMDDIQRIIDHLDAYEVSASKARSSQIFSAIQVLADNPLIGRPVGDGKNELMIGRDASGYVALYRYLPMIDIVLVLGIRAQREAGYARP, from the coding sequence ATGGCGGGAATCGAGTTTGACGCCGGGGTGATGGACGATATCCAACGGATCATCGACCATCTGGACGCGTACGAGGTTTCTGCGTCCAAGGCGCGGTCGAGCCAGATATTCAGTGCCATCCAGGTGCTTGCAGACAACCCATTGATCGGACGCCCTGTCGGCGACGGCAAGAACGAGCTGATGATCGGACGCGATGCTTCAGGATATGTGGCGCTCTATCGTTATCTGCCGATGATCGACATCGTCCTGGTGCTCGGCATACGCGCGCAACGAGAGGCGGGTTACGCGCGACCGTAA
- a CDS encoding PAS domain-containing sensor histidine kinase produces the protein MDRYRQIVELSEDCIKELDTDGMIVTVNDNGLRLFRAAHRSDMVGKVWMDLWPAEARPRIEHAFAAALRGEKTTFEASTLDGQGMLRDWRLRVGALRDAGQVVGVLVVSSDVTARNSALAAADVLGAAFDAKANEAGAMLANAASREADLIDTLRESQSRLLATNLAYQELEVRHFQVAQGRDFALAAQRAAEVIAEHAQKGEAVGQLLAGVVHDLNNFLQSATTAIDLVVASGELGPKNANLLTVAEAALEQGAEMSQRLIGFARQHPYRPEAVELAGMVTKMEPLLHQAVGQGIELIVDPGDSTCCAMVDRNTLERALLNLVVNARDACTPGDTIRVTTGHLSVPPDAGNSTRVPGEYLTLCVSDTGSGMSEEVVARVFEVYFTTKPPGEGSGLGLPQVHSAVRQAGGFVTIVSAPGEGATFELALPRVMGDSAT, from the coding sequence ATGGATCGATACCGCCAGATCGTTGAGTTGTCCGAGGACTGCATCAAGGAATTGGACACCGACGGCATGATCGTGACCGTCAACGACAACGGGTTGCGGCTGTTCCGGGCTGCCCACCGTTCGGACATGGTGGGCAAGGTCTGGATGGATCTCTGGCCCGCTGAAGCGCGGCCCCGCATCGAGCATGCCTTCGCCGCCGCGCTGCGCGGAGAGAAAACCACGTTTGAAGCTTCCACCCTGGACGGGCAGGGCATGCTGCGGGACTGGCGCCTGCGGGTCGGTGCCTTGCGTGACGCTGGCCAGGTGGTGGGCGTGCTGGTCGTCAGTTCCGATGTCACCGCACGCAATTCTGCGTTGGCCGCAGCCGATGTCCTCGGTGCCGCCTTCGACGCCAAGGCCAATGAAGCAGGCGCGATGCTGGCCAACGCCGCCAGCCGCGAAGCCGACCTGATCGACACCCTGCGCGAAAGCCAATCGCGGCTGCTGGCCACCAACCTGGCCTACCAGGAACTGGAGGTGCGTCACTTCCAGGTCGCGCAAGGACGGGATTTCGCCCTCGCCGCACAGCGTGCCGCCGAGGTGATTGCCGAGCATGCGCAGAAGGGCGAAGCGGTAGGGCAGCTGCTTGCCGGCGTTGTGCACGACCTCAACAACTTCCTGCAGTCGGCCACCACCGCGATCGACCTGGTGGTGGCCAGCGGCGAGCTGGGACCGAAGAACGCCAACCTGCTCACTGTTGCCGAAGCCGCATTGGAGCAGGGCGCGGAGATGTCGCAGCGGCTGATCGGCTTCGCCCGGCAGCATCCGTACCGCCCCGAGGCGGTGGAACTGGCCGGCATGGTGACAAAGATGGAGCCGCTCCTGCATCAAGCCGTTGGGCAGGGTATCGAGCTCATCGTCGATCCGGGCGACTCGACCTGCTGTGCGATGGTCGACCGCAACACACTGGAGCGGGCGCTGCTGAACCTGGTGGTCAACGCGCGCGACGCCTGCACGCCGGGCGACACCATCCGGGTGACCACCGGCCATCTGAGCGTGCCGCCGGATGCCGGCAACAGTACGCGCGTGCCCGGCGAGTACCTCACCCTGTGCGTCTCGGATACCGGTTCCGGCATGAGCGAGGAAGTGGTGGCGCGCGTGTTCGAGGTGTACTTCACCACCAAGCCGCCGGGTGAAGGCTCTGGACTGGGGCTGCCGCAGGTGCACAGTGCGGTGCGCCAGGCCGGTGGTTTCGTGACCATCGTCTCCGCACCGGGAGAGGGTGCCACGTTCGAACTGGCGTTGCCGCGCGTGATGGGCGACAGCGCGACGTAA
- a CDS encoding autotransporter outer membrane beta-barrel domain-containing protein codes for MRQKDIGRRPRRTTIAVAIAGLLAAGTALAQVYPTPVITSGSTLTYEQFYDGDVVPVGLIQGSVSIHPVPPYPAQLGGAGVSVFDGARVTIDPNQGTPGAVTITSDFRSGAPNDALYIANGTVDIIASPAGVDLIGNGTSVHGVYIPEASKGPSLLTAANTRILTNGANADGLRIYGARSTAQLSGSQVTVVGDAAWGLLSWGGSSTTFINSSISLPGVGAGGVWAFNGSKAELRGTSSVGVTADSSYGVLAQSLGEVATNLDPAVSGRVSIQTAGNSSHAFRVSNATGLPNRVDITTTGTGSYGLYANGTSTVSGSDVSVSTSGNNAYGIWIANTTDATLTGGRIATRGTSAYGVLAGTSSGVSTVNLSGFDVATQGTSAYGLYGWTASTINFAGGSVATTQAATPAVYASAGTVNLLRDAAGKGSAITSTGTNAHAVRILSGGNFSATGADIHAQGTGAVGIVFEAPSTLTTTPVLGSAPPLPTLPPTVPDLDSTAPPPAPAIALADSPTPQDAPLVTTTALPVAPAASANSLVLQDTTVTSDNSAALWLYGGIANVDLRDSTLTGSPWAINIAPRTVSGTALRATAQIDAHHSVLQGSVYTAPGSTSTLTLGNDSLWNVTANSNVTQLLNDASLIDFVMTAALAAAPDDPTSYRTLTVGSGYTGTNGAIALNTQLGDDSSLSDRLVIAGGTGSGSTQLQIRKSNGKGALTEADGILVVQALGGTTQPGSFALNAPVLAGPYEYFLYRGAAAAADANGDNSWFLRSAIDCTVPGAPVPPCPAPDPDPPTPPDPDPPTPPDPDPPTPPDPPPPDPPNPPPPDPDPPPVPPDPDPPVPPPDPVPPAYRQEVSLVAALPAMASIYGRTLIDTLHERVGDEELLRARTDLDPMQSGVNGAWVRYVGHDGKRDGGSQGIYGTEGPGFDYRFDALQMGVDLYRQQNADTGNRTHAGFYLAYGKAKGEVRHNYLDYDFHAGVDRFDARTVGGYWTAFNERGAYLDTVVQHTWYDLRAESTRLPESTTHATGTAASLEASWPFVLDAAADGSARWRLSPQAQVIWQQVDVDSINDPYGEIRFTDGDSLVGRLGAQLDRRSGWQGRSGQPRSATVWLRANIWREFQGSPRAEFDSDRGFVPFEVDLGGSWGELGLGGTWQVSSSGYLFADIDYSASFNGRDDSWNGKAGMRWNW; via the coding sequence GTGCGCCAGAAGGACATTGGACGTCGACCGCGACGCACCACCATCGCCGTTGCCATTGCGGGGTTGCTGGCCGCCGGGACCGCGCTGGCGCAGGTCTACCCGACGCCGGTCATCACCTCGGGCAGCACGCTGACCTACGAGCAGTTCTATGACGGCGACGTAGTGCCTGTCGGCCTGATCCAGGGCTCGGTCAGCATCCATCCGGTGCCGCCGTACCCGGCCCAGCTGGGCGGCGCCGGCGTAAGCGTGTTCGACGGTGCGCGGGTGACCATCGACCCGAACCAGGGCACACCGGGCGCGGTGACCATCACCTCCGACTTCCGCAGCGGCGCGCCCAATGACGCGCTCTACATCGCCAATGGCACGGTGGACATCATCGCCAGCCCGGCAGGCGTCGACCTGATCGGCAACGGCACGTCGGTGCATGGCGTCTACATACCGGAAGCCAGCAAGGGCCCTTCCCTGCTGACCGCCGCCAACACCCGCATCCTGACCAATGGCGCCAACGCCGATGGCCTTCGCATCTACGGGGCGCGCTCCACCGCGCAGCTCAGCGGAAGCCAGGTAACCGTGGTAGGCGACGCCGCCTGGGGGCTGCTGTCGTGGGGCGGCAGCAGCACGACCTTCATCAACTCAAGCATTTCACTGCCTGGCGTCGGCGCGGGTGGCGTCTGGGCGTTCAATGGTTCCAAGGCAGAGTTGCGCGGCACCTCCAGCGTGGGCGTTACCGCCGACAGCAGCTACGGTGTGCTGGCACAGTCGCTGGGCGAGGTCGCGACCAACCTCGATCCGGCAGTGAGCGGTCGCGTTTCCATCCAGACGGCCGGCAACAGCAGCCACGCGTTCCGGGTTTCGAATGCGACCGGGCTTCCGAACCGGGTGGATATCACCACCACGGGAACCGGCAGCTACGGCCTGTACGCGAACGGCACTTCCACCGTGAGCGGTTCGGACGTCAGCGTGTCCACCTCCGGCAACAACGCGTATGGCATCTGGATCGCCAACACCACCGATGCCACCTTGACCGGCGGCAGGATAGCCACGCGCGGCACCAGCGCGTATGGCGTCCTGGCCGGAACCAGCAGTGGCGTGTCCACCGTCAACCTGAGCGGGTTCGATGTCGCCACGCAGGGAACGTCGGCCTACGGCCTGTATGGGTGGACCGCCAGCACGATCAATTTTGCGGGCGGCAGTGTCGCCACTACCCAAGCCGCTACGCCGGCGGTGTATGCCAGCGCCGGCACGGTCAACCTGCTGCGCGACGCTGCGGGGAAAGGCTCGGCCATCACCAGCACCGGCACCAACGCGCACGCGGTCCGGATTCTCAGCGGCGGGAACTTCAGCGCCACAGGCGCGGACATCCACGCGCAGGGCACCGGTGCGGTGGGCATTGTGTTTGAAGCCCCTTCAACACTCACCACGACACCCGTACTGGGCTCGGCGCCTCCCCTGCCGACCTTGCCTCCTACCGTACCGGACCTGGATTCCACTGCGCCGCCTCCGGCACCTGCCATTGCATTGGCAGACTCGCCGACTCCGCAGGACGCTCCGCTCGTGACGACGACTGCCCTTCCGGTTGCGCCCGCAGCGTCTGCCAACAGTCTGGTGCTGCAGGACACCACCGTGACGTCGGACAACAGCGCCGCGCTGTGGCTGTATGGCGGCATCGCCAATGTCGATCTGCGCGACAGCACGCTCACCGGAAGCCCTTGGGCGATCAACATCGCACCGCGCACGGTCAGCGGCACCGCGCTGCGCGCCACGGCACAGATCGACGCCCACCACTCGGTGCTGCAGGGCAGCGTGTACACCGCGCCAGGCAGCACCAGCACGCTGACGCTGGGCAATGACAGCCTGTGGAACGTGACAGCCAATTCGAACGTCACCCAGCTGTTGAACGATGCCAGCCTGATCGACTTCGTGATGACCGCTGCGCTGGCGGCGGCGCCGGACGATCCCACCTCGTACCGCACCCTCACCGTTGGCAGTGGCTACACGGGCACCAACGGAGCGATCGCCCTCAACACGCAACTGGGTGATGACAGCTCGCTTTCCGACCGGCTGGTCATCGCCGGTGGAACCGGAAGCGGCAGCACGCAGCTGCAGATTCGCAAGAGCAACGGCAAGGGCGCGCTCACCGAAGCCGATGGCATCCTGGTCGTACAGGCGCTGGGCGGCACCACCCAGCCCGGCAGCTTTGCCTTGAACGCACCGGTGCTTGCCGGGCCCTACGAGTACTTCCTGTACCGCGGCGCCGCCGCCGCTGCGGACGCCAACGGCGACAACAGCTGGTTCCTGCGCTCGGCCATCGACTGCACGGTCCCCGGTGCGCCGGTGCCTCCCTGCCCTGCGCCCGACCCCGATCCCCCGACGCCGCCCGACCCGGATCCACCCACTCCACCGGATCCGGACCCGCCAACGCCGCCGGACCCGCCGCCACCGGACCCGCCCAACCCGCCACCGCCGGATCCCGATCCGCCGCCGGTTCCGCCCGATCCGGACCCGCCCGTACCACCGCCGGACCCGGTTCCGCCGGCGTATCGGCAGGAGGTGTCCCTGGTGGCCGCGCTGCCGGCCATGGCCAGCATCTACGGTCGCACGCTGATCGACACGCTGCATGAGCGCGTCGGCGACGAGGAACTGCTGCGCGCCCGCACCGATCTGGATCCGATGCAGAGCGGTGTAAACGGTGCCTGGGTGCGCTACGTGGGCCACGACGGCAAGCGCGACGGCGGCAGCCAGGGCATCTACGGCACCGAAGGCCCTGGGTTCGACTATCGGTTCGACGCGCTGCAGATGGGCGTGGACCTGTATCGACAGCAGAACGCGGACACCGGCAATCGTACCCATGCCGGCTTCTACCTTGCCTATGGCAAGGCCAAGGGCGAGGTGCGCCACAACTATCTGGACTACGATTTCCACGCCGGCGTGGACCGGTTCGATGCGCGCACCGTGGGTGGCTACTGGACCGCGTTCAACGAGCGAGGCGCCTACCTGGACACGGTGGTGCAGCACACCTGGTACGACCTGCGTGCCGAATCGACGCGCCTGCCGGAGAGCACCACGCATGCCACGGGCACCGCCGCGTCGCTGGAGGCCAGCTGGCCGTTCGTGCTGGATGCAGCGGCCGATGGCAGTGCACGCTGGCGGCTGTCGCCGCAGGCGCAGGTGATCTGGCAGCAGGTGGATGTCGATTCCATCAACGACCCGTACGGCGAGATCCGCTTCACCGACGGCGATTCGCTGGTTGGGCGCCTCGGCGCGCAGCTGGATCGCCGCTCCGGCTGGCAGGGCCGCAGCGGACAACCGCGCAGCGCCACCGTGTGGCTACGGGCCAACATCTGGCGCGAGTTCCAGGGCAGCCCCCGCGCCGAATTCGACAGCGACCGGGGATTCGTGCCCTTCGAAGTGGACCTCGGTGGCAGCTGGGGCGAACTCGGCCTGGGCGGAACCTGGCAGGTGTCGTCGTCCGGCTACCTGTTCGCGGACATCGACTACAGCGCCAGTTTCAACGGCAGGGACGACAGCTGGAACGGCAAGGCCGGCATGCGCTGGAACTGGTGA
- a CDS encoding FAD-containing oxidoreductase has protein sequence MSDIAASQASPRAFDAIIIGTGQAGPALAGRLHAAGMRVAIIERHFVGGTCVNTGCKPTKTLVASAYAAHTARRGAEYGFAAGPVTVDMGVVAARARKVILDSRSGNEDWLGSMPNVTLIRGHARFEGADTVVVNGERLTAPRIFINVGGRASVPDMPGLANVPYLTNSSMVELATLPRHLVVVGGSYIGLEFAQMYRRFGAQVTIIERSDRLISREDPDVSAEVRRILEDEGIEVHTGASDISFKTHAEGVAVSVGATPVVGSHVLIAIGRRPNTDDLGLESAGITKDARGYITVDDHLQTSVPGIWALGDCNGRGAFTHTAYNDFEIVAANLLDDEDRRVSQRVPGYALYIDPPLGRAGISEAEALKTGRPLLFAKRPMINVGRAVEKGETKGFMKVVADAETRRILGAAILGTGGDEAIHGILDMMSADRPLDELRWAVPIHPTVSELIPTLLVDLAPAAD, from the coding sequence ATGTCCGACATTGCTGCATCCCAGGCCTCTCCCCGCGCGTTCGACGCCATCATCATAGGCACCGGGCAGGCAGGCCCCGCGCTCGCGGGCCGGTTGCACGCGGCCGGCATGCGGGTGGCGATCATCGAGCGCCACTTCGTAGGCGGTACGTGCGTGAACACCGGCTGCAAGCCGACGAAGACGCTGGTTGCCAGCGCTTATGCCGCCCACACCGCCCGGCGCGGCGCGGAGTATGGGTTCGCAGCAGGCCCGGTCACCGTGGACATGGGCGTGGTGGCCGCGCGCGCACGCAAGGTGATCCTGGATTCGCGCAGCGGCAACGAGGACTGGTTGGGCAGCATGCCGAACGTAACGTTGATCCGCGGCCACGCGCGCTTCGAGGGCGCCGATACCGTGGTGGTCAACGGCGAACGACTGACCGCGCCGCGCATCTTCATCAACGTAGGCGGGCGCGCTTCGGTACCGGACATGCCGGGGTTGGCCAACGTGCCTTACCTCACCAACAGCAGCATGGTCGAGCTGGCTACCCTGCCCCGGCACCTGGTCGTGGTGGGCGGCAGTTACATCGGGCTGGAATTCGCGCAGATGTACCGGCGCTTCGGCGCACAGGTGACCATCATCGAGCGCTCCGACCGGCTGATCTCGCGCGAGGACCCGGACGTCTCGGCCGAAGTGCGGCGGATCCTCGAAGATGAGGGAATCGAGGTCCACACGGGTGCCAGCGACATTTCGTTCAAGACGCACGCAGAGGGTGTTGCCGTGTCCGTTGGCGCGACACCCGTGGTCGGCAGCCACGTTCTGATCGCCATCGGCCGGCGCCCGAACACCGACGACCTGGGCCTGGAGTCGGCTGGCATCACGAAAGACGCGCGTGGCTACATCACCGTGGACGACCACCTGCAGACCTCCGTGCCGGGCATCTGGGCGCTGGGCGACTGCAACGGACGTGGCGCGTTCACGCATACGGCCTACAACGATTTCGAGATCGTGGCCGCCAACCTGCTGGACGACGAGGACCGTCGGGTCAGCCAGCGGGTGCCCGGCTATGCGCTGTACATCGACCCACCGCTGGGGCGGGCCGGCATCTCGGAAGCCGAAGCGCTCAAAACCGGCCGCCCCTTGCTGTTCGCCAAGCGACCCATGATCAACGTCGGCCGCGCGGTGGAAAAAGGTGAAACCAAGGGCTTCATGAAAGTGGTCGCCGACGCCGAAACCCGGCGCATCCTTGGCGCGGCCATTCTGGGCACTGGCGGCGACGAGGCGATCCACGGCATTCTGGACATGATGAGCGCCGACCGTCCGCTGGACGAGCTGCGCTGGGCAGTGCCGATCCACCCGACGGTTTCCGAGCTGATTCCCACCCTGCTGGTCGACCTTGCGCCGGCCGCCGACTGA